In one Nitrospira sp. genomic region, the following are encoded:
- the nuoG gene encoding NADH-quinone oxidoreductase subunit NuoG: MPDQKPDTVRLTIDGTTVAVPKGTLVIEAARRVGVMIPHFCYHPKLKPDANCRMCLVEIEKMPKLQTACSTPVAEGMAVRTATTTVDDAHKSVLEFILANHPLDCPVCDQGGKCDLQDFSHQYTPTTSRFTETKRIFQKEYFSPLIETQMNRCVQCLRCVRYCDEIMDVKALAPVGRGTMTEIKHFGPHELDCEFCGGCIQICPVGAITSRLSMYEYRPWMLKRADTICTFCGDGCRITVQTKGNELIEVNSAHGAGRNNGDLCARGFFGFHASSHPDRLTHPLIRRDGALVETTWEEALEFVAAQALRLKLAHGADAFGGLVSSRCTNEDVYVFQKFMRQVIGTNRVDSSARYGHLNGVHALRRVQGTHRWTIAFEGIVAANALLLVGTNITETSPITGLKVKEAVKKRQAALVTMETLHPAVDTLSNITNLATHHFQTHPEQFGNTVLGLLKAVVDGNLVDATLTQQSPGFVQRVTTALNGISWDVLEAATGHPRTHWAETAQLLAKAKRLVVLVGNGVLRHPGAGATTTNLLDLLILLGKLDQPGCGLGPLAEENNDQGTVEMGAVAEFIPGPMPLNDQAARDRLTSVWREELPRTPGASLIEMLAAANKGTLKALFVLGENPVGTLPAAAQAKEALAKLDLLVCQELFLTETAAMAHVVLPVCSYMEKDGTFTNSEGHVQAVRQAINPIGDSRPDWEILSAVSVLMGVPLEYGDAREILKEIRSVIPGYGLLGPTPTPPKIDQAILSQYLAEEAALDINARYAVRPAPKPAGDVFTLTFTQTLFHSGKLSTRSKGLLQLQKHGVLSINPADATRLGLTDGSTVKVSNTRGAITTTVTLRERVPAGVLWFPEHFDGEAKQLAEWTIDPQTQIPYFKLAHVSLAKVS, translated from the coding sequence ATGCCTGATCAAAAGCCAGACACAGTCCGCCTCACTATCGACGGTACCACGGTCGCGGTTCCCAAGGGCACCCTCGTGATCGAGGCCGCCCGGCGCGTCGGCGTGATGATCCCGCATTTCTGCTATCACCCCAAGCTGAAGCCCGACGCGAATTGCCGGATGTGCCTGGTGGAAATCGAAAAGATGCCGAAACTGCAGACGGCGTGTAGCACGCCCGTTGCCGAAGGCATGGCCGTCCGTACCGCCACCACCACCGTCGATGACGCGCACAAGTCCGTGCTGGAATTCATCCTGGCCAACCATCCGCTTGATTGTCCGGTCTGCGACCAGGGTGGAAAGTGCGACCTCCAGGATTTTTCACATCAATACACGCCGACCACCAGCCGGTTTACCGAAACCAAACGCATCTTCCAGAAAGAATACTTCAGCCCGCTCATTGAGACGCAAATGAATCGCTGCGTCCAATGCCTGCGCTGCGTGCGCTATTGCGACGAGATCATGGACGTCAAAGCGCTGGCGCCGGTGGGCCGCGGCACGATGACGGAGATCAAGCACTTCGGGCCACACGAACTCGATTGCGAGTTCTGCGGCGGATGCATTCAAATTTGCCCGGTCGGCGCCATTACCAGCCGCCTGTCGATGTACGAATACCGCCCCTGGATGCTCAAACGGGCCGACACCATTTGCACCTTCTGCGGCGACGGCTGCCGGATCACCGTGCAAACCAAGGGCAACGAGCTGATTGAGGTGAACTCCGCACACGGTGCCGGCCGGAACAACGGTGATCTCTGTGCCCGCGGATTTTTCGGTTTCCATGCCAGCAGCCACCCCGACCGCCTGACCCATCCGCTGATTCGACGAGACGGCGCACTGGTGGAGACCACCTGGGAAGAGGCGCTGGAGTTTGTCGCCGCCCAGGCCCTTCGGTTGAAATTAGCGCACGGCGCGGACGCATTCGGCGGACTGGTCTCCTCCCGTTGCACAAACGAAGACGTCTATGTGTTCCAGAAGTTCATGCGCCAGGTGATCGGCACTAATCGGGTCGATAGCAGCGCACGGTACGGCCATCTAAACGGTGTCCACGCCTTGCGGCGCGTCCAAGGCACCCATCGTTGGACCATTGCCTTCGAAGGCATCGTCGCTGCCAACGCCCTGCTCTTGGTCGGCACCAATATCACCGAAACCAGCCCGATCACCGGACTCAAAGTGAAAGAAGCCGTCAAAAAGCGGCAGGCGGCACTCGTCACGATGGAAACCTTACATCCGGCCGTCGATACGCTGAGCAATATTACGAATCTGGCCACACACCACTTCCAAACCCATCCCGAGCAGTTCGGCAACACCGTCCTCGGACTGCTCAAGGCGGTGGTGGATGGGAATCTGGTAGACGCCACCCTCACTCAACAGTCGCCTGGCTTCGTCCAACGCGTCACCACCGCCTTGAACGGGATCTCCTGGGACGTCTTGGAAGCCGCCACCGGCCATCCACGGACTCACTGGGCAGAGACCGCTCAGCTCTTGGCGAAGGCCAAGCGCCTGGTCGTGCTGGTTGGAAACGGCGTCCTGCGTCATCCGGGAGCGGGCGCGACGACCACGAATCTCCTCGACCTGCTGATCCTCCTCGGCAAGCTGGACCAACCCGGCTGCGGGCTTGGACCGCTGGCGGAAGAAAATAACGATCAGGGCACGGTGGAGATGGGCGCGGTCGCCGAATTCATCCCCGGACCGATGCCGCTCAACGATCAAGCGGCGCGCGACCGCTTGACCTCGGTCTGGCGGGAAGAATTGCCGCGAACCCCCGGGGCCTCGCTCATCGAGATGCTGGCCGCAGCCAACAAGGGGACACTCAAAGCCTTGTTTGTCCTCGGTGAGAACCCAGTCGGCACGTTACCCGCCGCCGCCCAGGCCAAAGAAGCCCTGGCCAAACTGGACCTGCTGGTCTGTCAGGAGCTCTTTCTCACGGAGACGGCGGCCATGGCCCATGTGGTGCTCCCCGTCTGCTCGTACATGGAAAAAGACGGCACCTTTACCAATTCCGAAGGCCATGTCCAGGCCGTTCGGCAGGCGATCAATCCGATCGGAGACAGCCGCCCGGATTGGGAAATATTGTCCGCCGTGTCTGTGTTGATGGGGGTTCCGCTCGAATATGGCGACGCGCGGGAGATCCTCAAAGAAATCCGAAGCGTGATCCCCGGGTACGGCCTGCTGGGGCCAACCCCGACGCCTCCCAAGATCGACCAAGCAATATTGAGCCAGTATTTGGCCGAAGAGGCTGCTCTCGACATCAACGCCCGATACGCCGTTCGTCCTGCACCCAAACCGGCGGGCGACGTCTTCACGTTGACGTTCACACAGACGCTCTTTCATTCGGGCAAGTTGTCGACACGCTCGAAGGGGTTGCTGCAATTACAGAAACACGGAGTGTTGTCCATCAACCCGGCTGATGCCACCAGGCTAGGGCTCACGGACGGGTCCACCGTCAAGGTGTCTAATACACGCGGGGCCATCACCACGACGGTGACGCTACGCGAGCGGGTCCCTGCCGGTGTGTTGTGGTTCCCGGAGCATTTCGACGGCGAGGCTAAACAGCTCGCGGAATGGACGATTGATCCCCAGACTCAAATCCCCTATTTTAAGCTCGCGCACGTATCTCTGGCGAAGGTCTCATAG
- the nuoH gene encoding NADH-quinone oxidoreductase subunit NuoH, producing MEIGLRLAVSLAQIAAVMGVVMLTVMVLTLAERKVLGWMQDRMGPMEVGPYGVLQPIADGLKLFFKEDIIPAGANRFLFTLAPILALVPAMIGFAVIPFGPSMTIELFGMQVKPFVISDINIGILYILAFASIGAYGIILGGWSSNSKYSLLGGLRSAAQVISYELNVGLAIVGVILLSGSLSLVKITEAQAGGFWNWFVIAMPFPQIFAFVVYVISSVAETNRVPFDLPEAESELVAGFFTEYSGMRFAFFFIAEYANMILVSCVAAALFLGGWNAPYPGTILGHLGLDALAWIENVVWFAAKVYFFLFLFFWLRATLPRLRYDQLMRFGWKVMLPIALGNIVLTAIAAYFFPR from the coding sequence ATGGAAATCGGATTACGACTGGCGGTGTCCTTAGCTCAAATCGCCGCGGTGATGGGAGTGGTGATGCTGACCGTCATGGTCCTCACCCTCGCTGAGCGCAAAGTCCTCGGCTGGATGCAAGATCGGATGGGTCCGATGGAAGTCGGTCCTTACGGCGTCCTCCAACCCATCGCCGACGGGCTCAAACTCTTCTTCAAAGAAGACATCATCCCAGCCGGGGCAAATCGCTTCCTCTTTACGCTGGCACCGATTCTGGCACTGGTGCCGGCCATGATCGGGTTCGCGGTGATTCCCTTCGGGCCAAGCATGACCATCGAGCTGTTCGGCATGCAGGTCAAGCCGTTCGTGATCAGCGATATCAACATCGGCATTCTGTACATCCTGGCCTTTGCCTCGATCGGCGCCTACGGCATCATCCTTGGCGGCTGGTCCTCGAACAGCAAATACTCGCTCCTCGGCGGACTCCGTTCCGCCGCGCAGGTCATCAGCTACGAATTGAACGTCGGCCTGGCGATCGTGGGTGTCATTCTGCTGTCCGGTTCACTCAGTCTGGTGAAGATCACCGAGGCGCAGGCTGGCGGATTCTGGAACTGGTTCGTGATTGCCATGCCGTTCCCTCAGATTTTCGCCTTCGTGGTCTACGTGATCTCGTCGGTCGCAGAAACGAACCGGGTGCCGTTCGACCTGCCGGAAGCGGAAAGCGAATTGGTTGCGGGATTCTTCACGGAATACAGCGGCATGCGGTTTGCGTTTTTCTTCATCGCGGAATACGCGAACATGATCCTGGTCTCCTGTGTGGCTGCGGCACTCTTCCTGGGCGGGTGGAACGCCCCCTATCCCGGCACGATCCTGGGGCACCTCGGGCTGGATGCGCTGGCCTGGATCGAAAACGTCGTCTGGTTTGCCGCCAAGGTCTACTTTTTCCTCTTCCTGTTCTTTTGGTTGCGGGCCACGCTGCCCCGCCTGCGGTATGACCAACTCATGCGGTTCGGCTGGAAAGTGATGTTGCCCATCGCGCTCGGCAACATCGTGTTGACGGCGATTGCCGCCTACTTCTTCCCGCGGTAA
- the nuoI gene encoding NADH-quinone oxidoreductase subunit NuoI yields the protein MNAAVTADTKRKPSFSDWLKTLTFYELLVGMKATLTHLLNYKPITLQYPHEKRLLPDNYRGMLSLLRYDDGTEKCVGCDLCEAACPSRVIRVVSGEVPGEPTKRYSKEYYMDMTRCLFCGLCVDACPVDALAMTREFEWAVYDKRQLHLNKQQLLAIGDRAFPVREKRLELQHPNVAFFNVTFKHLPQKEN from the coding sequence ATGAACGCCGCTGTCACAGCAGACACCAAACGGAAACCGTCATTCAGCGATTGGCTGAAGACGTTGACGTTTTATGAGCTCCTGGTGGGCATGAAAGCCACACTCACGCACCTGCTCAACTACAAACCCATCACGCTGCAATACCCGCACGAAAAGCGCCTGCTGCCGGACAACTACCGAGGCATGCTGTCGCTGTTGCGGTATGACGACGGAACGGAGAAATGCGTGGGATGTGATCTCTGCGAAGCGGCCTGCCCCTCGCGTGTGATCCGCGTCGTCAGCGGCGAAGTACCCGGCGAGCCGACCAAGCGGTATTCCAAAGAATACTATATGGACATGACGCGCTGTCTGTTCTGCGGACTCTGCGTCGACGCCTGTCCCGTGGATGCCCTCGCCATGACCCGCGAATTTGAATGGGCCGTATACGACAAGCGCCAACTCCATCTCAATAAGCAACAGCTGCTCGCCATCGGCGACCGCGCATTCCCAGTCCGGGAAAAGCGCCTCGAGCTGCAGCATCCGAACGTGGCGTTTTTCAACGTCACGTTCAAGCATCTCCCGCAAAAGGAGAACTAG
- a CDS encoding NADH-quinone oxidoreductase subunit J, with product MDHIFFFYFAAVIAGTSVLVVALRNPVYSALALLIMFFHVAGLYVTLHAEFLAAVQIVVYAGAILVLYLFVVMLLSIKSEERYHNQLPVAGLLGVTLCTEVLLLLIQARSVPSAPTGSTDAAAATGNTEMIGEALYSTYLFPFEVASLILLVAMIGAIILAKKDIIESTK from the coding sequence ATGGACCACATTTTCTTTTTTTATTTTGCTGCAGTGATCGCCGGCACCTCCGTACTGGTCGTCGCCTTGCGTAACCCCGTGTACAGCGCGCTGGCGTTGCTGATCATGTTTTTTCACGTGGCGGGCCTGTACGTCACGCTGCATGCCGAATTCCTGGCCGCCGTGCAGATCGTCGTGTATGCCGGCGCCATTCTGGTGCTATATCTGTTCGTGGTCATGCTCCTGAGCATCAAATCTGAAGAGCGGTATCACAACCAACTCCCGGTGGCGGGACTCTTGGGCGTCACCCTTTGCACGGAAGTGCTGTTGCTGCTCATTCAAGCCCGGAGCGTCCCTTCGGCTCCAACTGGTTCGACGGATGCCGCCGCGGCAACAGGCAATACGGAAATGATCGGCGAGGCCTTGTATTCCACCTATTTGTTTCCCTTCGAAGTGGCCTCACTGATTCTCCTTGTCGCCATGATCGGGGCAATTATTTTGGCCAAGAAAGACATCATCGAGAGCACGAAGTGA
- the nuoK gene encoding NADH-quinone oxidoreductase subunit NuoK: MTVPLSYYLVLSGFVFLTGVVGVLIRRNIIVILLSVELMLNATNINFVAFSEYFHQVAGQVFVFFALTVAAAEVAVGLAIIIALHRTNSSMYIDDLNLLKR, from the coding sequence ATGACCGTTCCCTTATCGTATTATCTGGTTCTGAGTGGGTTTGTGTTCCTCACTGGTGTGGTGGGGGTCTTGATCCGGCGCAATATCATTGTCATTTTGCTCTCGGTCGAACTGATGTTGAATGCCACGAACATCAACTTCGTCGCCTTTTCGGAATATTTCCATCAGGTGGCTGGCCAGGTATTCGTCTTTTTCGCCTTGACCGTCGCGGCGGCAGAAGTGGCCGTGGGACTGGCCATCATCATCGCCCTTCACCGGACCAATTCATCGATGTATATCGACGATCTCAATTTGTTGAAACGATAG
- the nuoL gene encoding NADH-quinone oxidoreductase subunit L yields MMYALIPFLPLFSFLIVGIGEQWIKDRAHLVAVPAMAGSFLLSLLALHDVATGAPINVTLYTWLTSGNLDIHIGISIDRLTAVMLILVTTVSTLVHIYTIGYMHGEPGYARFFAYIALFTFSMLMLVMADNLLQLFVFWEAVGLCSYLLIGHWYERPSACAAATKAFLVNRVGDFGFILGLFLVWVTFGSLDYVTIFAHAQELASNTTNLLGPFGGTWNVSVMTMICLLLFTGAVGKSAQVPLHVWLPDAMEGPTPISALIHAATMVTAGVFMVARLAPLYNLSPTAMTVVALIGALTMMLGATIALTQTDIKRVVAYSTMSQLGYMVMACGLGAYSAGMYHLLTHGAFKALLFLGCGSVIIALHHEQDMRHMGGLKDKLPVTYWTFLVGSLALAGFPLTAGFFSKDDLLVSSWSAGPLGQVLTICGLLTAGLTAFYSFRLVFVTFWGKSHVDPHHAGHVHEPSTTMTAPLMVLAVLSIVAGYLGIPAFLEPVFHGEGAAGHHEGNAALGIMAVATLMGLSGIAAAYYLYVLNPTLPDRLAKQWRAAYELSLHKWYIDEAYDRSLVRPTLSAAQGMWKHVDVAIIDGAVNGVARAIAWGGWFIRLTQSGQTQHYALGMTLGAVVILTVYLLL; encoded by the coding sequence ATGATGTACGCGCTGATCCCATTTCTTCCATTGTTCTCTTTCCTGATCGTCGGCATCGGGGAACAATGGATCAAGGATCGTGCCCATCTGGTGGCCGTCCCGGCCATGGCGGGATCCTTCCTGCTGTCGCTGCTGGCCCTGCATGATGTCGCCACCGGCGCACCCATCAATGTGACCCTGTACACCTGGCTGACGTCGGGCAATCTGGATATTCACATCGGCATTTCCATCGACCGCCTGACCGCCGTCATGCTGATCCTGGTTACCACCGTCAGCACGTTGGTGCACATCTACACCATCGGGTACATGCACGGTGAGCCCGGCTACGCCCGATTCTTCGCCTATATCGCCCTCTTCACCTTCTCGATGCTGATGCTGGTGATGGCGGACAACCTCTTGCAGTTGTTCGTCTTCTGGGAAGCGGTCGGACTCTGTTCCTACCTCCTCATCGGACATTGGTATGAGCGGCCGAGCGCCTGCGCAGCCGCCACGAAGGCCTTTCTGGTCAATCGCGTCGGAGACTTCGGCTTTATCCTCGGGCTCTTTCTCGTGTGGGTGACCTTCGGTTCACTCGATTACGTCACCATCTTTGCCCACGCGCAAGAACTGGCGTCCAACACGACAAACCTGCTCGGCCCCTTCGGCGGCACCTGGAACGTGTCGGTCATGACGATGATCTGTCTCCTGCTCTTTACCGGAGCCGTCGGCAAATCCGCGCAAGTCCCGCTGCATGTCTGGCTCCCCGATGCGATGGAAGGCCCGACTCCGATTTCGGCTTTGATCCATGCCGCCACCATGGTCACGGCAGGCGTCTTCATGGTCGCACGATTAGCCCCGCTCTATAACCTGTCGCCCACGGCCATGACCGTCGTCGCCCTGATCGGTGCGCTCACCATGATGCTGGGGGCCACCATTGCCCTGACCCAGACGGACATCAAACGGGTGGTCGCCTATTCGACCATGAGCCAGCTTGGGTACATGGTCATGGCTTGCGGTTTGGGCGCCTACAGCGCCGGCATGTATCACCTGCTCACCCATGGTGCCTTCAAGGCGCTTCTGTTTTTGGGATGCGGCTCCGTCATCATCGCGCTGCATCACGAACAAGACATGCGTCACATGGGAGGCTTGAAGGACAAGCTTCCGGTCACCTATTGGACCTTCCTCGTGGGCTCACTCGCGTTGGCCGGATTCCCGCTGACCGCGGGGTTCTTCAGCAAGGATGATCTCCTGGTCTCCTCCTGGTCGGCCGGGCCTCTGGGCCAGGTCCTGACGATCTGCGGATTGCTGACGGCTGGCCTGACCGCCTTCTATAGTTTCCGGCTCGTGTTCGTCACCTTCTGGGGCAAGTCTCACGTCGATCCCCACCATGCGGGGCATGTTCATGAACCTTCGACGACGATGACCGCGCCCTTGATGGTATTGGCCGTGCTGAGCATTGTCGCCGGCTATCTTGGCATTCCGGCATTCCTGGAGCCGGTCTTCCACGGCGAGGGGGCTGCGGGCCATCATGAAGGAAACGCGGCCTTAGGCATCATGGCGGTGGCGACACTGATGGGATTGAGCGGCATCGCGGCCGCCTATTATCTGTACGTGCTGAACCCGACGCTGCCTGATCGCCTCGCGAAGCAGTGGCGCGCCGCGTACGAGTTGTCGTTACACAAGTGGTATATCGACGAAGCCTATGACCGTTCCCTGGTCCGCCCGACCCTGTCTGCGGCACAAGGGATGTGGAAACATGTCGATGTAGCGATCATCGACGGCGCGGTCAATGGCGTCGCCCGTGCGATTGCCTGGGGCGGCTGGTTTATCAGACTGACACAGAGCGGGCAAACGCAGCATTACGCCCTTGGCATGACGTTGGGCGCCGTCGTCATCCTGACGGTCTACTTGCTGCTGTAG
- a CDS encoding NADH-quinone oxidoreductase subunit M yields MTSFPWLSLIVFFPLIGAVLCFLVKAESSRWVALSFTVGNFFLSLPLWWLFDTSNAQMQFVERASWINSPPVNYSLGMDGISFPLVLMTTFLMPFCVTVSWTAIEKRVPLFMSMLLVMETAMVGVFVALDFVLFYVFWEVMLIPMYLLIGVWGGPNRLYAAIKFFLYTLAGSLLLLVAILALYFQGGHTFDILELSRGTYGATLQMWLFLAFFAAFAVKVPMFPFHTWLPDAHVEAPTAGSVILASVLLKMGTYGFLRFTLPMLPDATVAFTKPMIALSIVAIIYGAYMALAQTDIKKLIAYSSVSHMGFVTLGIFVLNIQGIEGAVMQMVNHGITTGGLFLCVGIIYERTHSRQILDNTGLAGPMPRYAIFLMIFALSSLGLPGTNSFVGEFLVLAGTFVWSQFATAFAALGVILAAAYMLWLMQRVVFGTPAAAHRDHLLDLNARETATLVPLIVLVFVLGIFPNPLLSRMHASVTHLLNGPKAPAYAIVPPPASASTPATPTLAAAQPISSSEQAATR; encoded by the coding sequence GTGACGTCGTTTCCCTGGTTGAGCCTAATCGTATTTTTCCCGCTGATCGGAGCCGTGCTTTGCTTCCTGGTCAAGGCTGAGTCCTCACGCTGGGTGGCGCTCTCCTTCACCGTCGGTAACTTCTTCCTTTCTTTGCCACTGTGGTGGTTGTTCGACACCTCCAACGCTCAGATGCAGTTCGTGGAACGGGCCTCCTGGATCAATTCCCCGCCAGTCAACTATAGCCTGGGCATGGACGGCATCAGTTTTCCACTGGTGCTCATGACCACCTTCCTCATGCCGTTTTGCGTCACCGTCTCCTGGACTGCGATCGAGAAGCGCGTGCCGCTCTTCATGTCCATGCTCCTGGTCATGGAAACGGCGATGGTCGGCGTGTTCGTGGCACTGGACTTCGTCCTGTTCTACGTGTTCTGGGAAGTCATGCTGATTCCGATGTATCTATTGATCGGCGTCTGGGGCGGTCCGAATCGCCTGTATGCGGCGATCAAATTTTTCCTCTACACGTTGGCTGGAAGTTTGCTCCTGCTGGTCGCCATCCTCGCCCTGTACTTCCAGGGTGGACACACCTTCGACATTCTGGAACTGAGCCGCGGAACGTACGGCGCCACGCTCCAAATGTGGCTGTTCCTGGCCTTCTTCGCCGCCTTCGCCGTGAAGGTGCCGATGTTCCCGTTCCATACCTGGTTGCCGGACGCCCACGTGGAAGCACCGACTGCGGGCAGCGTCATTCTGGCCAGCGTGCTGCTGAAAATGGGTACGTATGGATTCCTCCGCTTCACCTTGCCGATGCTTCCCGATGCCACGGTGGCATTCACCAAACCGATGATTGCGCTGTCGATCGTGGCCATCATTTACGGAGCCTATATGGCGCTGGCGCAGACCGACATCAAGAAACTGATCGCCTACTCCAGCGTCAGCCACATGGGTTTTGTCACGTTGGGCATCTTCGTGCTGAATATTCAGGGGATTGAAGGCGCGGTGATGCAAATGGTCAATCACGGCATCACGACCGGCGGCCTCTTCCTCTGCGTCGGCATCATCTATGAACGGACCCACAGCCGCCAGATTCTCGACAACACCGGACTGGCCGGCCCCATGCCGCGTTACGCCATTTTCCTGATGATTTTTGCCTTGTCCTCGCTTGGGCTGCCGGGCACCAACAGTTTCGTGGGGGAATTCCTGGTGCTGGCCGGTACGTTTGTCTGGAGTCAGTTTGCTACGGCCTTTGCCGCACTGGGCGTCATCCTGGCCGCCGCATATATGCTCTGGCTCATGCAGCGAGTCGTATTCGGAACCCCGGCAGCCGCCCATCGAGACCATCTCCTGGACCTCAATGCCAGGGAGACAGCGACATTGGTACCATTGATCGTGCTGGTGTTCGTCCTGGGGATCTTTCCGAATCCACTCTTGAGCCGCATGCATGCCAGCGTGACACATCTGCTGAACGGACCGAAGGCTCCGGCCTATGCGATCGTGCCGCCACCGGCCTCGGCCTCGACACCGGCCACACCGACCCTAGCGGCCGCGCAGCCCATTTCATCTTCTGAACAGGCAGCCACACGATGA
- a CDS encoding NADH-quinone oxidoreductase subunit N, with protein sequence MSISLQDLLAILPELIVIGAACLVLALDPILETAKKDVLAWLTLGALAMCLGLTSSQVTGRTYAFSNMVILDSYAAFWKLLLYIVTGLTVLLSLTYLKAERLSIGEYYGFILLALAGMMVMVSGADLLTIYLGTELMSLSLYVMAGLKRTEARSLEASAKYFVLGAFSSGILLYGISLLFGLAGSTRLSVIAEAIAMQGTSNPILSLALVLLAVGFGFKLAVVPFHMWTPDVYQGAPTSVTAFMAVASKAASFGAFLRVFVEGLGGASADWSVLFTIICLATLALGNLVAIVQTNIKRMLAYSSIAHAGYALIGVVVAGGHRGDGTVGGFASVLLYIAIYSFMTLGAFALIGMLRKEGQESENIEDYAGLAKREPLAAFFMLVFLVSLAGIPPTAGFIGKFYIFMAAVNGGMTWLAVVAVIFAAISAFYYLRIVMVMYMREPEGTAASQSRLETSPALSFVLACALAGVVFLGLFPNGLWSLATHAAPLLK encoded by the coding sequence ATGAGCATATCGCTTCAAGATCTTCTGGCGATCCTTCCCGAACTGATTGTCATCGGAGCCGCCTGTCTCGTCCTGGCCTTGGACCCCATTCTGGAGACGGCGAAGAAGGACGTGCTGGCCTGGCTGACCCTGGGGGCGCTGGCCATGTGTCTCGGCCTGACCTCGTCACAGGTGACCGGCCGCACGTATGCCTTCAGCAACATGGTGATCCTTGATTCGTACGCGGCATTCTGGAAACTGCTCCTCTATATCGTAACCGGACTGACCGTGCTCCTTTCCCTTACCTACTTGAAAGCCGAACGATTGAGCATCGGCGAGTATTACGGTTTCATTCTGCTGGCGCTGGCAGGGATGATGGTCATGGTCTCCGGGGCCGACCTGCTCACGATCTACCTCGGCACAGAGCTCATGTCGCTTTCGCTCTACGTGATGGCCGGACTCAAACGGACGGAGGCCCGCTCACTCGAAGCATCTGCCAAATACTTTGTGCTGGGCGCCTTTTCATCCGGCATCTTGTTATATGGCATTTCCCTACTCTTCGGCCTAGCCGGCAGCACCCGTTTATCGGTGATCGCCGAGGCGATTGCGATGCAGGGCACGAGCAATCCGATCTTGTCTCTGGCCTTGGTCCTGCTGGCGGTTGGATTCGGATTCAAATTGGCCGTGGTCCCCTTTCACATGTGGACGCCGGACGTCTACCAAGGCGCACCGACCTCGGTCACCGCCTTCATGGCTGTCGCCTCAAAAGCCGCCAGCTTCGGCGCCTTCCTGCGCGTGTTTGTGGAAGGCTTGGGAGGGGCAAGCGCCGACTGGTCGGTCCTCTTCACGATTATCTGTCTGGCCACCCTGGCCCTGGGGAATCTCGTCGCGATCGTGCAAACCAACATCAAGCGCATGCTCGCCTATTCGAGTATCGCCCATGCCGGCTATGCGCTGATCGGCGTCGTGGTCGCCGGGGGGCATCGCGGCGACGGCACCGTGGGCGGTTTCGCCAGCGTGTTACTCTACATCGCGATCTATTCGTTCATGACGCTGGGAGCCTTCGCGCTGATCGGCATGTTGCGCAAGGAAGGGCAAGAGAGCGAAAACATCGAAGACTATGCGGGCCTCGCCAAGCGCGAGCCGCTGGCGGCGTTCTTCATGCTGGTCTTTCTGGTGTCCTTGGCCGGTATTCCTCCGACCGCGGGCTTCATCGGCAAGTTCTACATTTTCATGGCCGCCGTGAACGGCGGTATGACCTGGCTGGCAGTCGTGGCCGTCATCTTCGCCGCGATTTCAGCCTTCTATTACCTGCGCATCGTGATGGTCATGTACATGCGAGAGCCGGAAGGAACCGCCGCCTCTCAGTCCCGGCTGGAAACCTCGCCGGCACTGTCGTTCGTCCTGGCCTGCGCCCTCGCCGGCGTCGTCTTTCTCGGTCTGTTCCCGAACGGCCTCTGGTCGCTGGCCACCCATGCGGCGCCGCTCCTCAAATAA